In a single window of the Oenanthe melanoleuca isolate GR-GAL-2019-014 chromosome 28, OMel1.0, whole genome shotgun sequence genome:
- the ARID3A gene encoding AT-rich interactive domain-containing protein 3A isoform X1, producing MKLQAVMENLQRQQRARLQQALEARQQEQQPPPRSTSPVAQPPGQPPASTPARGRGQDPAPAPSEEGAEPESAHIQRAQMAALAAMRAAAAGLSHSPSPGLSDESQASEEEEEEERGEEEEDGSGYQQEMGSEEEEELKGKWDEDDFEEDLGEEEEEEEEEEEEEDYEEEEDMGEEGLSSAEAVRAGAGSLLLRKPPAPQHYRGEPPRLPGGQERLPPGLGHAQPPPPAPDHGDWTYEEQFKQLYELDGDPRRKEFLDDLFSFMQKRGTPVNRIPIMAKQVLDLYMLYTLVTEKGGLVEVINKKLWREITKGLSLPTSITSAAFTLRTQYMKYLYPYECEKRGLSNPNELQAAIDSNRREGRRQGFGGSLFAYSPGGTHGLLSSPKLPVPALGLASATNGGAITPGQKIKKEEDSPIPISMPSRLPVSLAGHPVVAAQAAAVQVAAAAQAAALEQLREKLESGEPPEKKLALVTDEQQRLMQRALQQNLLAMTAQLPMSIRINSQGTRSPGQCRPRPPAPAEPPAPAGSVTRLSPAENRPDAAAASSNGTNSISMSVEINGIVYTGVLFAQTPGPSSSSSSSSSSAYSKGNGGSSRSSGSSSGVGSGSGGTGNVPPAPASLAVPPSSTSNSASP from the exons ATGAAGCTGCAGGCGGTGATGGAGAACCTGCAGCGGCAGCAGCGCGCGCGGCTGCAGCAGGCGCTGGAAGCgcggcagcaggagcagcagccgccgccgcgctcCACGTCCCCCGTGGCGCAGCCCCCGGGGCAGCCCCCTGCCAGCACCCCGGCCCGGGGCCGCGGGCAGGATCCAGCCCCGGCGCCCTCGGAGGAGGGAGCGGAGCCTGAGAGCGCGCACATCCAGCGGGCACAGATGGCCGCCCTGGCTGCCATGCgggcggccgccgccggccTCAGCCACTCGCCCAGCCCGGGGCTGTCGGATGAGAGCCAGGcctctgaggaggaggaagaggaggagcgcggcgaggaggaggaagatggcAGCGGGTACCAGCAGGAGATGggctctgaggaggaggaggagct AAAGGGCAAATGGGATGAAGATGACTTTGAAGAGGACCTGGgcgaggaggaagaggaagaagaggaggaggaggaagaggaagactATGAGGAAGAAGAAGACATGGGAGAGGaagggctcagctcagcagaggCGGTGCGGGCGGGCGCGGGATCCCTGCTGCTCCGCAAGCCCCCGGCACCCCAGCACTACCGGGGGGAGCCACCACGGCTGCCAGGGGGACAGGAGCGGCTGCCCCCCGGCCTGGGCCACGCTCAGCCCCCGCCACCAGCACCTGACCACGGCGACTGGACCTACGAGGAGCAGTTCAAGCAG CTGTACGAGCTGGATGGTGACCCCAGGAGGAAGGAGTTCCTGGACGACCTCTTCAGCTTCATGCAGAAGCGAG GCACCCCCGTGAACCGGATCCCCATCATGGCCAAGCAGGTGCTGGACCTGTACATGCTGTACACGCTGGTGACCGAGAAGGGAGGTCTGGTGGAGGTCATCAACAAGAAGCTGTGGCGGGAGATCACCAAGGGGCTGAGCCTGCCCACCTCCATCACCAGCGCGGCCTTCACCCTGCGCACCCA GTACATGAAGTACCTGTACCCCTACGAGTGTGAGAAGCGTGGGCTAAGCAACCCCAACGAGCTGCAGGCGGCCATCGACAGCAACCGGCGGGAGGGCCGGCGGCAGGGCTTTGGTGGCTCCCTCTTTGCCTACTCACCCGGCGGCACGCACGGCCTCCTCTCCTCGCCCAAGCTGCCAGTGCCGGCGCTGGGGCTGGCATCTGCCACCAACGGCGGGGCCATCACGCCCGGCCAGAAGATCAAGAAAG AGGAGGActctcccatccccatctccatgCCCAGCCGGCTCCCGGTCTCCCTGGCCGGGCACCCCGTGGTGGCCGCGCAGGCGGCCGCGGTGCAGGTGGCAGCGGCCGCCCAGGCTGCAGCGCTGGAGCAGCTGCGGGAGAAGCTGGAGTCGGGAGAGCCCCCGGAGAAGAAGCTGGCGCTGGTGACAGACGAGCAGCAGCGGCTGATGCAGCGGGCACTGCAGCAGAACCTCCTGGCCATGACGGCCCAGCTGCCCATGAGCATCCGCATCAACAGCCAGGGCACGCGCTCGCCAGGTCAGTGCCGGCCCcggccgcccgccccggccgagcccccggccccggcgggctCCGTAACGCGGCTCTCCCCGGCAGAGAACCGCCCGGACGCCGCTGCCGCCAGCAGCAACGGCACCAACAGCATCAGCATGTCCGTGGAGATCAACGGCATCGTCTACACAG gtgtgctgtTTGCCCAGACGCCCggcccttcctcctcctcttcctcctcctcctcctctgcctaCAGCAAAGGCAACGGCGGCAGCAGCCggagcagcggcagcagcagcggggtGGGgagtggcagtggtggcactgggaacGTGCCCCCCgccccagccagcctggccgTGCCCCCCAGCTCTACCTCCAACAGCGCTTCGCCTTAA
- the ARID3A gene encoding AT-rich interactive domain-containing protein 3A isoform X2: protein MKLQAVMENLQRQQRARLQQALEARQQEQQPPPRSTSPVAQPPGQPPASTPARGRGQDPAPAPSEEGAEPESAHIQRAQMAALAAMRAAAAGLSHSPSPGLSDESQASEEEEEEERGEEEEDGSGYQQEMGSEEEEELKGKWDEDDFEEDLGEEEEEEEEEEEEEDYEEEEDMGEEGLSSAEAVRAGAGSLLLRKPPAPQHYRGEPPRLPGGQERLPPGLGHAQPPPPAPDHGDWTYEEQFKQLYELDGDPRRKEFLDDLFSFMQKRGTPVNRIPIMAKQVLDLYMLYTLVTEKGGLVEVINKKLWREITKGLSLPTSITSAAFTLRTQYMKYLYPYECEKRGLSNPNELQAAIDSNRREGRRQGFGGSLFAYSPGGTHGLLSSPKLPVPALGLASATNGGAITPGQKIKKEEDSPIPISMPSRLPVSLAGHPVVAAQAAAVQVAAAAQAAALEQLREKLESGEPPEKKLALVTDEQQRLMQRALQQNLLAMTAQLPMSIRINSQGTRSPENRPDAAAASSNGTNSISMSVEINGIVYTGVLFAQTPGPSSSSSSSSSSAYSKGNGGSSRSSGSSSGVGSGSGGTGNVPPAPASLAVPPSSTSNSASP, encoded by the exons ATGAAGCTGCAGGCGGTGATGGAGAACCTGCAGCGGCAGCAGCGCGCGCGGCTGCAGCAGGCGCTGGAAGCgcggcagcaggagcagcagccgccgccgcgctcCACGTCCCCCGTGGCGCAGCCCCCGGGGCAGCCCCCTGCCAGCACCCCGGCCCGGGGCCGCGGGCAGGATCCAGCCCCGGCGCCCTCGGAGGAGGGAGCGGAGCCTGAGAGCGCGCACATCCAGCGGGCACAGATGGCCGCCCTGGCTGCCATGCgggcggccgccgccggccTCAGCCACTCGCCCAGCCCGGGGCTGTCGGATGAGAGCCAGGcctctgaggaggaggaagaggaggagcgcggcgaggaggaggaagatggcAGCGGGTACCAGCAGGAGATGggctctgaggaggaggaggagct AAAGGGCAAATGGGATGAAGATGACTTTGAAGAGGACCTGGgcgaggaggaagaggaagaagaggaggaggaggaagaggaagactATGAGGAAGAAGAAGACATGGGAGAGGaagggctcagctcagcagaggCGGTGCGGGCGGGCGCGGGATCCCTGCTGCTCCGCAAGCCCCCGGCACCCCAGCACTACCGGGGGGAGCCACCACGGCTGCCAGGGGGACAGGAGCGGCTGCCCCCCGGCCTGGGCCACGCTCAGCCCCCGCCACCAGCACCTGACCACGGCGACTGGACCTACGAGGAGCAGTTCAAGCAG CTGTACGAGCTGGATGGTGACCCCAGGAGGAAGGAGTTCCTGGACGACCTCTTCAGCTTCATGCAGAAGCGAG GCACCCCCGTGAACCGGATCCCCATCATGGCCAAGCAGGTGCTGGACCTGTACATGCTGTACACGCTGGTGACCGAGAAGGGAGGTCTGGTGGAGGTCATCAACAAGAAGCTGTGGCGGGAGATCACCAAGGGGCTGAGCCTGCCCACCTCCATCACCAGCGCGGCCTTCACCCTGCGCACCCA GTACATGAAGTACCTGTACCCCTACGAGTGTGAGAAGCGTGGGCTAAGCAACCCCAACGAGCTGCAGGCGGCCATCGACAGCAACCGGCGGGAGGGCCGGCGGCAGGGCTTTGGTGGCTCCCTCTTTGCCTACTCACCCGGCGGCACGCACGGCCTCCTCTCCTCGCCCAAGCTGCCAGTGCCGGCGCTGGGGCTGGCATCTGCCACCAACGGCGGGGCCATCACGCCCGGCCAGAAGATCAAGAAAG AGGAGGActctcccatccccatctccatgCCCAGCCGGCTCCCGGTCTCCCTGGCCGGGCACCCCGTGGTGGCCGCGCAGGCGGCCGCGGTGCAGGTGGCAGCGGCCGCCCAGGCTGCAGCGCTGGAGCAGCTGCGGGAGAAGCTGGAGTCGGGAGAGCCCCCGGAGAAGAAGCTGGCGCTGGTGACAGACGAGCAGCAGCGGCTGATGCAGCGGGCACTGCAGCAGAACCTCCTGGCCATGACGGCCCAGCTGCCCATGAGCATCCGCATCAACAGCCAGGGCACGCGCTCGCCAG AGAACCGCCCGGACGCCGCTGCCGCCAGCAGCAACGGCACCAACAGCATCAGCATGTCCGTGGAGATCAACGGCATCGTCTACACAG gtgtgctgtTTGCCCAGACGCCCggcccttcctcctcctcttcctcctcctcctcctctgcctaCAGCAAAGGCAACGGCGGCAGCAGCCggagcagcggcagcagcagcggggtGGGgagtggcagtggtggcactgggaacGTGCCCCCCgccccagccagcctggccgTGCCCCCCAGCTCTACCTCCAACAGCGCTTCGCCTTAA